From Aquabacter sp. L1I39, the proteins below share one genomic window:
- the queC gene encoding 7-cyano-7-deazaguanine synthase QueC, with amino-acid sequence MDPSAPFRADEGALVLFSGGQDSTTTLAWALERFGRVETVGFDYGQRHRIELDCRSSIRAALAGLKPEWAERLGEDHVLGLEALGLVSETALTRQSAIEMESGGLPNTFVPGRNIIFLTFAAALAYRRGLRHIVGGMCETDFSGYPDCRDDTIKALQVALNLGMDKRFVLHTPLMWIDKAETWRLAEELGGAGLVEAIVEKTHTCYLGERGARHAWGFGCGTCPACALRAQGYARYRAETVEA; translated from the coding sequence ATGGACCCCAGCGCGCCTTTCCGCGCTGACGAGGGAGCGCTTGTTCTGTTTTCCGGTGGCCAGGATTCCACCACCACCTTGGCCTGGGCGCTGGAGCGTTTCGGCAGAGTGGAGACGGTGGGCTTCGATTATGGCCAACGCCATCGCATCGAGCTGGACTGCCGGTCCTCCATCCGCGCGGCCCTGGCCGGGCTGAAGCCCGAATGGGCGGAGCGGCTGGGTGAAGATCATGTGCTGGGCCTGGAAGCGCTGGGCCTCGTCTCCGAGACGGCCCTGACCCGCCAGAGCGCCATCGAGATGGAGTCCGGCGGGCTGCCCAACACCTTCGTGCCGGGCCGCAACATCATCTTCCTGACCTTCGCCGCCGCGCTCGCCTATCGCCGAGGGCTGCGCCACATCGTGGGCGGCATGTGCGAGACCGATTTTTCCGGTTATCCCGACTGCCGCGACGACACCATCAAGGCGCTCCAGGTGGCGCTGAACCTTGGCATGGACAAGAGGTTCGTGCTCCACACGCCCCTGATGTGGATCGACAAGGCCGAAACCTGGCGGCTCGCGGAGGAACTGGGCGGCGCGGGGCTGGTGGAGGCCATCGTCGAGAAGACGCACACCTGCTATCTGGGCGAGCGGGGGGCACGGCACGCCTGGGGGTTTGGCTGCGGCACCTGCCCGGCCTGCGCCCTGCGGGCCCAGGGCTATGCCCGCTACCGGGCCGAGACGGTGGAGGCCTGA
- a CDS encoding BolA family protein yields MSKSNLDVIRRLLAEGLSPLALEIEDESALHAGHAGAAARWDGGVTHLKVRVVSAAFAGKSRVDRHRLVNALLTSEMAKGLHALAIEAKAPGE; encoded by the coding sequence ATGTCCAAGTCCAACCTCGACGTCATTCGCCGCCTCCTCGCCGAGGGCCTGTCGCCCCTCGCCCTCGAGATCGAGGATGAGAGCGCCCTCCATGCGGGCCATGCGGGCGCGGCCGCCCGGTGGGATGGCGGCGTGACGCACCTGAAGGTGCGCGTGGTTTCAGCCGCCTTCGCCGGCAAGAGCCGGGTGGACCGTCATCGCCTGGTGAATGCGCTTCTGACCTCGGAAATGGCCAAGGGCCTCCATGCTCTTGCCATTGAGGCCAAGGCGCCGGGCGAGTGA
- a CDS encoding J domain-containing protein, translated as MKIHSPLFDRIRVKPEVDRQRRRLLPTCQWPGCDREGTHRAPKGRHAEGEYFHYCLDHVKEYNQSYNYFAGMSDAAVYAYQKDALTGHRPTWKMGTRGPEEKTEGYRDPFGFAGEMGGFERFEQPVTESRAIRTAERRALEQLGLELSATAEEIKTRFKDLVKKHHPDANGGDRSTEDRLRNVIQAYNTLRQAGFC; from the coding sequence ATGAAAATTCACTCGCCCCTCTTTGATCGCATTCGGGTCAAGCCCGAAGTGGACCGGCAGCGCCGCCGGCTCCTGCCCACGTGCCAATGGCCGGGCTGCGACCGCGAGGGCACGCACCGCGCCCCAAAGGGCCGCCACGCGGAAGGGGAGTATTTTCACTACTGCCTCGACCACGTGAAGGAATACAACCAGTCCTACAACTATTTCGCGGGCATGAGCGACGCGGCGGTCTACGCCTACCAGAAGGACGCGCTGACCGGGCATCGTCCCACCTGGAAGATGGGCACGCGCGGGCCCGAGGAAAAGACCGAGGGCTATCGCGACCCCTTCGGCTTTGCGGGCGAAATGGGCGGTTTCGAGCGATTCGAGCAGCCGGTGACCGAGAGCCGGGCCATCCGCACAGCCGAGCGGCGGGCGCTGGAGCAGCTGGGGCTGGAACTCTCCGCCACGGCCGAAGAGATCAAGACCCGTTTCAAGGATCTAGTGAAGAAGCACCATCCCGATGCCAATGGCGGCGATCGTTCCACCGAGGACCGGCTACGCAACGTCATCCAGGCCTATAACACTCTGCGTCAGGCGGGCTTCTGCTGA
- the cobS gene encoding cobaltochelatase subunit CobS: MSGTETIAPTPDMKVSVRQVFGIDIDMEVPAFSEADPHVPDLDPDYLFDRQTTLAVLAGFAYNRRVMVTGYHGTGKSTHVEQIAARLNWPCVRINLDSHISRIDLIGKDAIVVKDGMQVTEFRDGILPWALQNNIALVFDEYDAGRPDVMFVIQRVLEVSGRLTLLDQNRVIRPHPSFRLFATANTVGLGDTSGLYHGTQQINQGQMDRWSIVTTLNYLPHDKEVEIVLAKAKHYRNPEGRDIVNRMVRLADLTRQAFINGDLSTVMSPRTVITWSENANIFKDIGFALRVTFLNKCDELERSIVAEFYQRCFGQELPESAVNVALS; this comes from the coding sequence ATGAGCGGCACCGAGACCATTGCACCGACCCCTGACATGAAGGTGTCGGTGCGCCAGGTGTTCGGCATCGACATCGACATGGAAGTCCCGGCCTTCTCCGAGGCCGACCCCCACGTGCCTGATCTCGACCCCGATTATCTGTTCGACCGGCAGACCACCTTGGCGGTCCTCGCGGGCTTCGCCTACAACCGCCGCGTCATGGTCACCGGCTATCACGGCACCGGCAAGTCCACCCATGTGGAGCAGATCGCCGCCCGCCTGAACTGGCCGTGCGTCCGCATCAACCTCGACAGCCATATCAGCCGCATCGACCTGATCGGCAAGGACGCCATCGTGGTGAAGGACGGCATGCAGGTCACGGAATTCCGTGACGGCATCCTGCCCTGGGCGCTCCAGAACAATATCGCCCTGGTGTTCGACGAATATGACGCCGGCCGCCCGGACGTCATGTTCGTGATCCAGCGCGTGCTGGAAGTCTCCGGCCGCCTGACCCTGCTCGACCAGAACCGGGTCATCCGCCCCCACCCCTCGTTCCGCCTGTTCGCCACCGCCAACACTGTGGGTCTCGGCGATACGTCGGGCCTCTATCACGGCACCCAGCAGATCAATCAGGGCCAGATGGACCGCTGGTCCATCGTCACCACCCTCAATTACCTGCCCCACGACAAGGAAGTGGAGATCGTGCTGGCCAAGGCCAAGCACTATCGCAACCCCGAGGGCCGCGACATTGTCAACCGCATGGTGCGCCTGGCAGACCTCACCCGGCAGGCCTTCATCAATGGCGACCTGTCGACGGTGATGAGCCCGCGCACGGTCATCACCTGGTCCGAAAATGCTAATATCTTCAAGGATATCGGCTTCGCGCTGCGGGTCACGTTCCTGAACAAGTGCGACGAGCTGGAGCGGTCCATCGTGGCCGAGTTCTACCAGCGCTGCTTCGGCCAGGAGCTGCCCGAGAGCGCGGTGAACGTCGCCCTCTCCTGA
- the cobT gene encoding cobaltochelatase subunit CobT codes for MAPSNKTAKSAPKEAPVEPFKRAVAGCFKAIAGVSEFDVSFASERPSLGPDKVRLPEPPRRLSQQDAAILRGHADSLALRLACHDPGVHRRMVPTGDVARAVFDAVEQARVEAVGSNRMLGVQRNLTAMLSDRYHRGPFADITDRADAPIEDAVALLVRERLTGQAPPPAARKIVELWRDYIESRAEGDLSRLAGSLEDQKAFGRITRDLLSSLEMGEESSLESDEDQESEDESSGRDDKAGEEGEQSEDESQEGATEVEAELSEDELPESAMESEAGPPAEMPDESDMGDADEAAEPWQPRQPQNADAKGPDYRAYTVKFDEEVHAEDLCDAEELTRLRSYLDKQLSNLQGVVSRLANRLQRRLLAQQNRAWEFDLEEGVLDPARLSRVVTDPTAALSFKREKDTQFRDTVVTLVIDNSGSMRGRPITVAATCADILARTLERCGVKVEVLGFTTRAWKGGQSREAWLAAGKPANPGRLNDLRHIIYKAADAPWRRARRNLGLMMREGLLKENIDGEALAWAHERLLGRPEARKILMMISDGAPVDDSTLSVNPGNYLERHLRHVIAEIENRSPVELIAIGIGHDVTRYYRRAVTIVDAEELGGVMTEKLAELFSENGPTPVRATGGARRKLH; via the coding sequence ATGGCCCCGTCCAACAAGACCGCCAAGTCCGCGCCCAAGGAGGCGCCCGTCGAGCCCTTCAAGCGGGCGGTGGCGGGCTGCTTCAAGGCCATTGCCGGCGTCTCCGAGTTCGATGTCTCCTTCGCCTCCGAGCGTCCCTCGCTCGGCCCCGACAAGGTGCGCCTGCCCGAGCCGCCGCGTCGCCTGAGCCAGCAGGATGCGGCCATCCTGCGCGGACATGCGGATTCGCTCGCCCTGCGCCTCGCTTGCCATGACCCTGGCGTGCACCGCCGCATGGTGCCCACCGGCGATGTCGCCCGCGCGGTGTTCGACGCGGTGGAGCAGGCGCGGGTGGAGGCGGTGGGCTCCAACCGCATGCTGGGCGTCCAGCGCAACCTGACGGCCATGCTCTCCGACCGCTATCATCGCGGTCCTTTCGCGGATATCACCGACCGCGCCGACGCGCCCATCGAGGATGCGGTGGCACTCCTCGTGCGCGAGCGCCTGACCGGGCAGGCCCCGCCCCCTGCCGCCCGCAAGATCGTGGAGCTATGGCGCGACTATATTGAGAGCCGCGCCGAGGGTGACCTCTCCCGCCTCGCCGGCAGCCTGGAAGACCAGAAGGCCTTCGGCCGCATCACCCGCGACCTGTTGTCCTCCCTGGAAATGGGCGAGGAAAGCAGCCTGGAGAGCGACGAGGACCAGGAGAGCGAGGACGAATCCAGCGGCCGCGACGACAAGGCGGGCGAGGAAGGCGAGCAGTCCGAGGATGAGAGCCAGGAAGGCGCCACCGAGGTGGAGGCCGAGCTCTCCGAGGACGAGCTGCCCGAAAGCGCCATGGAGAGCGAGGCCGGCCCGCCGGCCGAAATGCCCGACGAAAGCGACATGGGCGATGCGGACGAGGCGGCCGAGCCCTGGCAGCCCCGCCAACCCCAGAATGCCGACGCCAAGGGGCCGGACTATCGCGCCTACACGGTCAAGTTCGACGAGGAGGTCCATGCGGAGGACCTGTGCGACGCGGAAGAACTGACGCGCTTGCGCTCCTATCTGGACAAGCAATTGTCCAACCTCCAGGGCGTGGTCTCGCGGCTTGCCAACCGCCTCCAGCGGCGGCTCCTGGCGCAGCAGAACCGCGCCTGGGAGTTCGATCTCGAGGAAGGCGTCCTTGATCCGGCCCGCCTCTCCCGCGTGGTGACCGACCCCACCGCCGCCCTCTCCTTCAAGCGGGAGAAGGACACCCAGTTCCGGGATACGGTGGTCACCCTGGTGATCGACAATTCCGGCTCCATGCGCGGGCGGCCCATCACAGTTGCCGCCACCTGCGCCGACATTCTCGCCCGCACGCTGGAGCGCTGCGGCGTGAAGGTGGAAGTGCTGGGCTTCACGACGCGCGCCTGGAAGGGCGGGCAGTCCCGCGAGGCGTGGCTTGCCGCCGGCAAGCCGGCCAATCCGGGGCGGCTGAATGACCTCAGGCACATCATCTACAAGGCTGCGGATGCCCCCTGGCGGCGGGCCCGGCGCAATCTCGGCCTGATGATGCGCGAGGGTCTCCTGAAGGAGAATATCGACGGCGAGGCGCTCGCCTGGGCCCATGAGCGCCTGCTCGGCCGTCCCGAGGCCCGCAAGATCCTCATGATGATATCCGACGGCGCGCCGGTGGATGATTCCACCCTCTCCGTGAACCCCGGCAACTACCTGGAGCGGCACCTGCGCCACGTCATTGCCGAGATCGAGAACCGCTCGCCGGTGGAACTCATCGCCATCGGCATCGGCCACGACGTGACGCGCTATTATCGCCGCGCCGTGACCATCGTGGACGCAGAGGAGTTGGGCGGCGTCATGACCGAGAAGCTGGCGGAGCTATTCTCGGAGAACGGCCCCACTCCGGTGCGCGCCACCGGCGGCGCCCGTCGGAAGCTGCACTGA
- a CDS encoding esterase-like activity of phytase family protein: MSRPSPFSPRPGAPALGRRRFMLGLAAAGLMAPPLALSLARAVAKPAILPVTPLSIEVTSIPIDRFRAGGDETRFGALTFLGGLRLASGFAGFGGLSGLRITGHGEHVLALTDAGLFLSGQLETEGVRPVRLSRVRVAAMLDETGRPLAESGRADTESLAVGPDGIYVGIEGVNEVWRFPGPDPLGQRGVSVHVPEGVKALANNRGMESLAVIPSGPRAGTLIAIGEAGTTANPDLPGFLIGGPRPGRFLIKKSWKFNATDADVGPDGRLYLLERHYSPSDGVSMQIRRFEMDAVRPGSTIDGEVLIRADMGFEIDNMEGLSVTTGPSGETLLTLISDDNFSPLQRTVLLRFALA, encoded by the coding sequence ATGTCGCGTCCCTCCCCGTTCTCCCCCCGCCCCGGTGCGCCCGCGCTGGGGCGGCGGCGTTTCATGCTCGGCCTTGCCGCCGCAGGGCTCATGGCGCCGCCGCTCGCGCTGAGCCTCGCCCGCGCCGTCGCGAAGCCCGCCATCCTGCCGGTAACGCCCCTCTCCATAGAGGTCACGTCCATTCCCATCGACCGCTTCCGCGCGGGTGGCGATGAAACGCGGTTCGGCGCACTCACCTTCCTGGGCGGCTTGAGGCTCGCGTCCGGCTTTGCTGGCTTTGGAGGCCTATCGGGGCTTCGCATCACGGGGCATGGAGAGCATGTCCTGGCGCTTACCGATGCGGGCCTCTTCCTCTCCGGCCAATTGGAGACGGAGGGCGTGCGGCCCGTCCGCCTCTCCCGCGTGCGCGTCGCCGCCATGCTGGACGAGACCGGCCGGCCGCTGGCTGAGAGCGGGCGGGCGGATACCGAATCCCTCGCCGTCGGCCCGGACGGCATCTATGTGGGAATCGAGGGTGTCAACGAGGTCTGGCGCTTTCCCGGCCCCGATCCGCTCGGCCAGCGCGGCGTCAGCGTGCATGTGCCTGAGGGGGTGAAGGCGCTCGCCAATAACCGGGGCATGGAGAGCCTTGCCGTGATCCCATCGGGTCCGCGTGCGGGCACCCTTATCGCCATCGGCGAGGCCGGGACCACGGCCAATCCCGACTTGCCGGGCTTCCTTATCGGCGGGCCGCGTCCGGGCCGCTTCCTCATCAAGAAGAGCTGGAAATTCAACGCCACCGATGCGGACGTCGGCCCAGATGGCCGGCTCTATCTTCTGGAGCGCCATTATTCGCCTTCTGATGGCGTCTCCATGCAGATCCGCCGCTTCGAGATGGACGCGGTGCGCCCCGGCTCCACCATTGACGGCGAAGTGCTCATCCGCGCCGACATGGGGTTTGAGATCGACAATATGGAAGGCCTGTCGGTGACCACCGGGCCGTCAGGGGAGACCCTCCTGACCCTGATTTCCGACGACAATTTCAGCCCGCTCCAGCGCACGGTGCTGCTGCGCTTCGCCCTGGCGTGA
- a CDS encoding methylated-DNA--[protein]-cysteine S-methyltransferase, which produces MDLPQPGALAIPTPATELEIAAADYDVVRRAVSYISNHVRDQPEVEEIARATGVSARALTDLFRRWCGLTPKAFLQAVTLDRARRVLAESSNVLDAALELGLSGPGRLHDLFVVHEAMSPGEWKTGGQGLVIRYGFHPSPFGRALAMSTARGLCGLAFADLGEEVEALADMRRRWPNADYVEDPAATAPLVQRIFDPTTWREDQPLRIVFIGTDFEVRVWETLLRIPMGRATTYSTIAGHVGRPAAARAVGAAVGKNPISFVVPCHRVLGKSGDLTGYHWGLTRKRAILGWEAGQVQDVRCGLLSPGAPQGRLPLFGK; this is translated from the coding sequence CTGGACCTTCCCCAACCCGGCGCCCTCGCCATCCCCACGCCGGCCACCGAGCTCGAGATCGCCGCCGCCGACTATGACGTGGTGCGGCGGGCGGTGTCCTACATCTCCAACCATGTGCGGGACCAGCCCGAAGTTGAGGAGATCGCCCGCGCCACCGGCGTCAGCGCGCGGGCGCTGACCGACCTGTTCCGCCGCTGGTGCGGCCTTACCCCCAAGGCGTTCCTGCAGGCGGTGACCCTGGATCGGGCGCGCCGGGTGCTGGCGGAATCCTCCAATGTGCTGGACGCGGCACTGGAACTGGGCCTTTCCGGTCCTGGGCGCCTGCATGACCTGTTCGTGGTGCATGAGGCCATGTCGCCCGGTGAATGGAAGACGGGCGGGCAGGGGCTCGTGATCCGCTATGGCTTCCATCCCTCGCCTTTCGGCCGGGCGCTGGCCATGTCCACCGCGCGCGGCCTGTGCGGCCTCGCCTTCGCGGACCTGGGCGAGGAGGTGGAGGCGCTCGCCGACATGCGCCGCCGCTGGCCCAATGCGGATTATGTTGAGGACCCTGCCGCCACCGCGCCCCTGGTGCAGCGCATATTCGACCCCACCACCTGGCGGGAGGACCAGCCGCTGCGCATCGTCTTCATCGGCACCGATTTCGAGGTGCGGGTGTGGGAGACGCTCCTGCGCATCCCCATGGGCCGGGCCACCACCTATTCCACCATAGCCGGCCATGTGGGCCGCCCCGCCGCCGCGCGGGCGGTGGGTGCGGCGGTGGGCAAGAACCCTATCTCCTTCGTGGTCCCCTGCCACCGCGTGCTGGGCAAGAGCGGAGACCTGACGGGCTATCATTGGGGCCTCACCCGCAAGCGCGCCATATTGGGCTGGGAGGCGGGGCAGGTGCAGGATGTGCGCTGCGGCCTCCTGTCGCCCGGGGCGCCGCAAGGGCGGCTTCCCCTGTTCGGCAAGTGA
- a CDS encoding DUF2244 domain-containing protein: MIKANELPFPDDGEPTVFAAAMAPHRSLSRKGFLIVMLAMGGVSFACGLFFLALGAWPIFGFFGLDVALLYWAFQANFKAAAAREYIRITPSLIQVRHVPARGVARDVEMNPFFTRLWRRDVEEFGTLDMALETRGRRTPVGIHLGPHQKSELAADLTSALSEVKRGVTRSVF, from the coding sequence ATGATCAAGGCCAATGAGCTGCCCTTTCCAGACGATGGAGAGCCCACCGTTTTCGCGGCTGCGATGGCGCCCCATCGTTCCTTGTCGCGCAAGGGGTTCCTCATCGTCATGCTCGCCATGGGCGGCGTGAGCTTTGCCTGCGGCCTGTTCTTCCTGGCGCTGGGCGCCTGGCCCATCTTCGGCTTCTTCGGCCTCGACGTGGCTTTGCTCTATTGGGCCTTCCAAGCCAATTTCAAGGCGGCGGCAGCGCGGGAATATATCCGCATCACCCCGAGCCTGATCCAGGTGCGCCACGTGCCGGCGCGCGGTGTGGCGCGGGACGTGGAGATGAACCCCTTCTTCACTCGGCTCTGGCGGCGGGACGTGGAGGAGTTCGGCACCCTCGACATGGCCCTCGAAACGCGCGGCCGACGCACCCCCGTCGGCATCCATCTTGGCCCGCACCAGAAGTCGGAGCTGGCGGCGGACCTGACTTCGGCGCTGAGCGAGGTGAAACGGGGCGTGACGCGCTCGGTGTTCTGA
- the nth gene encoding endonuclease III produces MAAPTPVRPKARPAAKPSHAGTIPANAKAQATRPSRSKAPPAILLPEPSPTPRRRAVANAAAAAHGKTVRPWTKREITEAFARFERLNPEPKGELEHSDPFTLLVAVVLSAQATDAGVNKATRGLFAAAATPAAMVALGEEGVASHIRTLGLYRGKAKNVVELSRLLLERHGGAVPQDRAALEALPGVGRKTANVVLNMAFGHPTIAVDTHLFRVANRTGLAPGATPLEVEEKLEARIPGRFKLHAHHWLILHGRYICKALRPDCPICPINDLCRWPDKPL; encoded by the coding sequence GTGGCGGCGCCGACCCCTGTTCGCCCCAAGGCCCGCCCGGCCGCAAAACCAAGCCATGCCGGAACAATACCGGCGAACGCCAAGGCTCAGGCGACACGCCCCTCCCGCAGCAAGGCGCCGCCAGCGATCCTCCTGCCGGAGCCCTCGCCCACCCCGCGCCGCCGTGCCGTGGCCAATGCGGCGGCCGCCGCCCATGGCAAGACGGTGCGGCCCTGGACCAAGAGGGAGATCACGGAGGCCTTCGCCCGCTTCGAGCGCCTCAATCCCGAGCCGAAGGGCGAGCTGGAGCATTCCGATCCCTTCACCCTCCTGGTGGCGGTGGTGCTCTCCGCACAGGCCACCGATGCCGGGGTCAACAAGGCGACGCGCGGCCTGTTCGCCGCCGCCGCGACGCCCGCCGCCATGGTGGCACTCGGAGAGGAAGGCGTCGCCAGCCACATCCGCACGCTCGGCCTTTACCGGGGCAAGGCGAAGAATGTGGTGGAGCTCTCACGCCTCCTGCTGGAGCGCCATGGCGGGGCCGTGCCGCAGGATCGGGCCGCGCTGGAGGCGCTCCCCGGCGTCGGCCGCAAGACGGCCAATGTGGTGCTGAACATGGCGTTCGGGCACCCCACCATCGCCGTGGACACCCATCTCTTCCGGGTGGCCAACCGCACCGGCCTTGCCCCCGGCGCGACGCCGCTGGAGGTGGAGGAGAAGCTGGAGGCGCGCATTCCCGGCAGATTCAAGCTGCACGCCCACCACTGGCTGATCCTGCACGGGCGCTATATCTGCAAGGCCCTGCGGCCTGACTGCCCCATATGCCCCATCAACGACCTCTGCCGCTGGCCGGACAAGCCCTTGTGA
- a CDS encoding protein-S-isoprenylcysteine O-methyltransferase: protein MTLLACSKIAWALGVIAWYVIRLPFERKAKRAQVADARHRTLREMVLLSISTLGLGIVPAIYAATGFPKGLTYALSPVQVMAGICVFAASLWLFWRTHRDLGRNWSVTLEIKDAHQLVTGGVYAYVRHPMYSAFFLWAVAQALLLPNLVAGPAGLVGFGILFAFRVGREEAMMRQTFGPAYDAYCARTRRIIPGIF, encoded by the coding sequence ATGACCCTGCTTGCATGTTCCAAGATCGCCTGGGCGCTTGGCGTCATCGCCTGGTACGTCATCCGCCTGCCGTTCGAGCGCAAGGCCAAGCGCGCGCAGGTGGCGGATGCCCGCCATCGCACGCTGAGGGAGATGGTGCTCCTGTCCATTTCCACGCTGGGCCTGGGCATCGTTCCGGCCATCTATGCCGCCACGGGCTTTCCCAAGGGGCTGACCTATGCCCTCTCGCCGGTTCAGGTGATGGCGGGCATCTGTGTCTTTGCGGCCTCGCTCTGGCTGTTCTGGCGCACGCACCGGGATCTCGGCCGCAACTGGTCGGTGACGCTGGAGATCAAGGATGCTCATCAATTGGTGACCGGTGGCGTTTACGCCTATGTGCGCCACCCCATGTATTCCGCCTTCTTCCTGTGGGCGGTGGCGCAGGCGCTGCTGCTTCCCAATCTCGTCGCCGGCCCCGCCGGCCTTGTCGGCTTCGGCATCCTGTTCGCGTTCCGGGTGGGGCGCGAGGAGGCCATGATGCGCCAGACCTTCGGGCCGGCCTATGACGCCTACTGCGCCCGCACCCGGCGGATCATCCCCGGCATTTTCTGA
- a CDS encoding glycosyltransferase family 2 protein: MKGGEVSEGTAAEPAIDLASVSVVFVTYNSHAVIGRAVASVPAACDVIIVDNASPAGTDFAARLPRPVRVLAQPRNLGFGAACNLGARSAQGRLLLFLNPDAALEDGALERLLAAVSAYGPALLMPSILAEDGRLMRKEGSILEPVPRARRLSAQEIAGDYCTRFVHGAAFLVEKDVFLDLGGFDEAIFLYHEDDDLGLRALARHIPIIVVRDAQVRHAGGKSSTPALSQTFRINRWKMRSEIYVRRKYHRAPSFAATCLKLAGGVALAALTLNAHRVMIRAGKLAGLLDMQRPGMRTGPD, from the coding sequence ATGAAAGGCGGCGAGGTGTCGGAAGGGACAGCGGCGGAACCTGCGATCGACCTGGCATCGGTCAGCGTGGTCTTCGTCACCTATAACAGCCATGCCGTCATCGGCCGTGCGGTGGCCTCCGTGCCGGCCGCCTGCGACGTCATCATCGTCGACAATGCGAGCCCCGCCGGCACCGACTTCGCCGCCCGTCTCCCGCGCCCGGTCCGCGTGCTGGCGCAACCGCGCAACCTGGGTTTCGGCGCCGCATGCAATCTGGGCGCGCGGTCCGCCCAAGGGCGCCTGCTGCTCTTTCTCAATCCCGATGCCGCATTGGAAGACGGCGCGCTGGAGCGCCTGCTGGCTGCGGTCTCCGCCTATGGCCCGGCTTTGCTCATGCCCTCCATCCTGGCGGAGGATGGCCGCCTCATGCGCAAGGAAGGCTCCATCCTGGAGCCGGTCCCGCGCGCGCGGCGCCTGTCGGCGCAAGAGATTGCGGGCGATTATTGCACCCGCTTCGTCCATGGCGCCGCCTTCCTGGTGGAGAAGGATGTTTTCCTGGACCTGGGGGGCTTTGACGAGGCCATCTTCCTCTATCACGAGGATGATGATCTCGGCCTTCGGGCCCTCGCCCGGCACATTCCCATCATTGTGGTGCGCGACGCACAGGTGCGCCATGCGGGCGGCAAATCCTCCACGCCCGCCCTCTCGCAGACCTTCCGCATCAATCGTTGGAAGATGCGGTCGGAGATTTATGTGCGCCGGAAATACCACCGCGCGCCCTCCTTTGCCGCCACCTGCCTCAAGCTCGCCGGCGGGGTCGCCCTGGCGGCGCTCACGCTCAACGCCCATCGCGTGATGATCCGAGCCGGCAAGCTGGCTGGCCTCCTGGACATGCAAAGGCCCGGCATGCGGACCGGGCCGGACTGA